The window GAAACGCAAAGGAGTTGGAGAACTTCCTGTGGGACATGGAGCAGTTCTTCAAAGCTGCTCGTGTTCCTGATGGTGAGAAGGTGTCCATCACCAGTATGTATTTGGCTGGTGATGCCAAGTTATGGTGGCGGACCAGGATGGAGGATGATGCAGAGTCTGGGAGGCCCCAAATCACCACTTGGGAGACTCTGAAGAAGGAACTGAAAGATCAGTTCCTCCCCACCAACACTGCTTGGGTGGCCCGGGAAGCCTTAAAACGGCTCAGACACACCGGATCCGTGAGGGAATACGTCAAGGAGTTCAGTTCCTTGATGCTGGACATAAAGAACATGTCAGAGGAGGACAAGCTCTTTAATTTCATGTCAGGCTTGCAAGGATGGGCTCAGACGGAACTAAGGAGGCAAGGTGTTCGTGATCTCCCTGCTGCCATGGCTGCAGCAGACTGCCTGGTGGACTACAAGATGAGCGGCTCCATCTCCACCACGCAGAGACCCAAGTCTGAGGGAGGCAAGAAGGCTAAGGCTGAAGGCAAGACTTCTAAGAAGTCTGAGTGGAAGAAACAAGGCAAGAAACCTGCTGCAGGGGGAAAACCAGTGGCGAAGACCACTAAGGTTGTGCAGCAGACCACCCGAACGATGGGATGTTTCATCTGCAATGGCCCTCACCGAGCCAAGGATTGCCCCaagagagaaaaactctctGCTCTTGTGACTGCAGACGACAGGGAAGACACTGACCCAGAGACACCTCCTAGAGTCAATCCGTTGCAGCTCCTGAACGTGATTCATGGTGAGACCCCTGTCCAGAAATCTCTTATGCATATTCATGCAATTGTGAATGGGGTGCAGGTGAAAGCCTTAGTGGACAGTGGTGCCACTCACAATTTTGTGGCCACCAAAGAGGCAGTAAGGTTGGGACTGAAGCTGGAGGAAGACACCAGTCGGATCAAAGCAGTAAATAGTAAAGCTCAGAAGATCCAAGGGGTAGCAAAGAACGTCCCAATGCAAATTGGTGACTGGAAAGGTATGTGCAACCTACTTTGTGTACCCTTGGATGACTTTGATTTGATCCTTGGTGTGGACTTTCTGTTGAGGGCTAAGGTGGCCCTGATTCCTCATCTTGGCGGATTGATGGTGTTGGAAGAGAAACAGCCCTGCTTTGTGCAGGCTTTGAAGGCAAAAGATGGTGGCAAGAGCCAACCCGAGATGCTGTCTGCCATCCAGTTGAAAAAGGGACTAAAGAGGGGCCAAGAGACCTATGTTGCAGCCCTGATTGAGATCAAGGAGGGACAGTCAGTGGAAGTCCCTAACTCAGTGGTCAAAATCCTCAAGGAGTTCAAAGACGTGATGCCTGCAGAACTCCCCAAGGAGTTGCCTCCCCGGCGACCTATTGACCACAAGATCGAGTTGCTGCCTGGAACAAAGGCCCCTGCTCAAGCCCCTTATCGGATGCCTCCTGCAGAGTTGCTGGAGTTGCGAAAACAGTTGAAGGAATTGTTGGATGCAGGTCTGATCCAACCTTCAAGGGCTCCCTATGGTGCACCTGTGCTATTccagaagaagcatgatggctCACTCCGCATGTGTGTGGACTACAGAGCCCTCAATAAGGTGACCATCAAGAACAAGTACCCGATCCCCTTGGCTGCTGAGCTGTTTGACAGATTGTCAAAAGCCTCCTACTTCACCAAGCTGGATTTGAGATCGGGCTACTGGCAGGTTCGAATTGCAGCAGGAGACGAGGCAAAGACCACTTGTGTAACTCGGTATGGATCATACGAGTTTCTGGTAATGCCCTTTGGATTAACTAATGCCCCTGCTACATTCTGTAACCTAATGAATGATGTTCTATTTGACTACTTAGATGCATTTGTGGTAGTGTATCTAGATGACATAGTGGTTTACAGTAAGTCTCTAATAGAACATGAGAAGCACTTGAGATTGGTGTTTCAGAGATTGAGGGAGAACCGGCTTTATGTAAAGCCAGAAAAGTGCGAGTTTGCTCAGGAGGAGATTACCTTTCTTGGGCACAAGATCAGTGCAGGCCTGATCAAGATGGACAAGGGCAAGGTGCAGGCTATAATGGAGTGGTCAGCCCCTACCAAAGTGACTGAGCTGCGGTCCTTCCTTGGCTTGGCCAACTATTACAGAAGGTTCATCAAGGGGTATTCAAAGGTGGTGTCTCCCCTTACTGACCTGCTGAAGAAGGACAACCAGTGGAATTGGAGCCTTCAGTGTCAGACAGCCTTTGAAGGCTTGAAGAAGGCCATCTCCACTGAGCCCGTGCTGCGTTTACCTGACTTGGACTTACCCTTTGAAGTCCAGACAGATGCCTCGGATAGGGCTTTGGGAGGAGTCTTGGTGCAGGAAGGGCACCCTGTGGCATTTGAAAGCCGGAAGCTGAACAATGCTGAGCAGAGGTACTCCACCCATGAGAAGGAGATGACGGCTGTGGTTCACTGCCTGCAGCAGTGGAGACACTATTTGTTGGGAAGCATCTTCACAGTGGTCACTGACAATGTGGCCAACACCTTCTTCAAGACCCAGAAGAAGTTAAGCCCCAGACAAGCACGATGGCAAGAGTTCCTGGCCGACTTCAAGTTTGAGTGGCTGCATCGACCAGGAAGGCATAACACAGTGgctgatgccttgagtaggaaggAGGTGATTGCCTACATCACTGCCCTCTCAGAAGTCATCTCTGActtcaatgagaaaatcaagcaGGCTGCAGAGCATGATCCTTCTTATGATAAGCTGAGACAGCAAGTCAAGGAAGGCGTGATCAGAAGGTATTGGCTAGAGGGAGACCTCCTTGTGGCTAAAGGAGGAAGATGGTATGTTCCTGTGGGCAACCTAAGAAAGGAACTACTTCGGGAAACCCATGATGCAAGGTGGGCAGGCCATCCCGGTGAAGAGAGGACTCTAGCACTGCTAGCTAGATCCTACTACTGGCCTAAGATGGGCGAAGATGTGGAAGCATATGTGAAGTCTTGCTTGGTCTGTCAGATGGACAAGACTGAAAGAAGAAAGGCTGCTGGGTTGCTGCAGCCCCTTCCCGTTCCAGAGAAACCTTGGGAGAATATTTCTATGGACTTCATCACTGGATTTCCAAAGGTTCgtgattttaaatctatcttTGTTGTTGTAGATAGATTTTCCAAGTATGCTGTTTTTATACCTGCTCCTGATGCTTGCCCTGCGGAGGAGGCGGCTAAGTTGTTCTTCAGCAATGTTGTCAAACATTTTGGACTGCCTAAAGACATAGTCAGTGATCGAGACGCAAGATTCACAGGTCGGTTTTGGGTTGAGCTGTTCAGACTCTTGGGTTCGGAGTTGAAGTTTTCCACAGCCAACCACCCTCAGACTGATGGGCAGACTGAGAGAATCAATGCCTTGTTGGAAGAGTACCTAAGGCATTATGTGACAGCGACTCAGAAGAATTGGGTGGATTTGATGGACACTGCCCAGTTGTGCTACAACTTGCAGAGGAGCTCAGCAACAGGGATGAGTCCCTTTGAGCTGGCTATTGGGGTACAGCCACGGATGCCTTTGGAGGTGGCTAAGCAGAGGACTGGAGGTAATAACCCTGCAGCTTACAAGATGGCTCAATCCCGGCAGGAGATGTTTGATGAAGCCCGGGACAGTCTAGAGAAGGCAGCTAGACGCATGAAGAAGTATGCAGATCGGAATCGGAGACCCTTAGAATTTCAGGTTGGGGACAAGGTCCTCCTGAAATTGACTCCTCAGATCTGGAAGAAGATCAGTAGCAAGACAAGACAGAGGGGTTTGATTCCTAAGTATGATGGACCCTTCGAGGTGATCAAACGAGTTGGGCAGGTGGCCTATAGGTTGCAGCTACCTGAGAGGCTAAAGCTTCACCCAACATTCCATGTGAGTTTTCTGAAGCCTTACCATGAAGACTTGGATGCTGAGAGGGTGCAGACCAGACGGGCACCTCCCTTGGTCATGAAGCAATTTGATCGTGAGATAGAGACAATCCTGGATCATAGGACCATGGGACATAGCAGAAAGAATCGGCGAACCGATTTCTTGGTTCAGTGGAAGGGCACTTCAGAAGCAGATGCTACATGGGAAAGAGATGTTACTCTATGGCAATTTGAGAAGGAGGTACAGGCCTACTGGCAGTCTAAGTCGACGAGGGCGTCGACTTCAGCAGGCGGGGGTGGGTTTGTCAGCCCCTTAGCCACTTGACCCGAATAGGGAGGAGAAGgctcatgggtaggccttgcacccatgagaaCCTGGACAGGGAAGCAAGGAGGGTCTAGAGGGTTAGTGGTTTAAACCCCAGAAGACAAGTGAGAAGGCAGAAGTCAAGTCTGACAagcaccgcgcgcgcaccacgggcgagccagacgcgcaccgcgggcgagccagacgcgcaccgcgcgcgcaccacggcgagccagacgcgcaccgcgggcgagccagacgtgcaccgcgcgcgcaccacGGGCGAGTCAGACACGCACCGCGCGCGCGccgcgggcgagccagacgagcaccgcgcgcgcaccgcgggcgagccagacgcgcaccgcgcgcgcaccaaGGGCGAGCCAGGCGCGCACCAGACACTTGTGGGCTACGAAGTGGGTGCAGATGGGGGTCGAGGGttaatattggaaattattttatttattaaataattccattatgtctcctcagACATTTTGATGTCTCCTGGAGAAACTTTGAAAACGGCCCGTATTGCTCTTTAAGGGGGGGGGTAGGTGACTCAAGGGGGCGCCGAGGGGGATCTTGAGCGCACCAAGGGGGCACCATGGCACGGCCTTGGGCGTGCCTAGGACACACGGAAGGCACTCGAGCGCACACCCACATGGGCTCAACGACATGTGAGGGTGCACCCCGTGGCCGCAACGGCACGGGGCCAAGTGCAGCCTACCTCCTCCCCGCGCAGGCACGAGGGCGCCTAATCCTTGTGCGGTGAGCCAGCTGAGCAAGCCATGGGCGCAACGCCATGGTCTAGTGGGGCAGCAGCTGACTCGCAACATGACATGCCAACTCACAGCACAGGGGCGCAATGCCCTGTGCACCAAGACGGGATcagccatgggcgcaatgccatggctcGTTGCATTGAAGCACCAGACCTGGTCAAGCTGGTCCGCGCATGCTGCCTAGTTCAAAGAGCCTTGATCAAGGCACGTTGGTGAAGCACTCGGTCACAAGCGGCACCTTTGGGGGAAGGCAGCAGCTTGTTAGGAGGACTCACCAGCAGCTGAGGAGATGGGCTCGAGACAAGGTAGCTGGTCAGCTAGTCAGTGGCAGCTAGCTGGAGCAGCAGGGGACCAGGTCAACAAGCAGCAGTTGCTGAGGTGCTGAAGGCTTGATGCATGAAGGTGGTCCACGAGCAGGCCACGACCTGGAGGATGGGTGGTTGTGCAAGGCGGTTCAGGGCGGTTCCAGCcagttgcataaccacccaAATTGGCTCCAagcttgaattttgaaattcaaaatgtaACTGCAGCAGTGTCTCTTTTAAAAGGGCACCTGCATCCTTGAGACGGGCAGAGAGAGGGAAGGAGAGAATTGTGAGTTTGGGTTCTCTGAAAGCTTAGGGGTGTAAGCTTGCTCTCTGACTCAGGGAGAACAATTTTGTAATCTTGTAATTAAGagttaatacaagttgggaaggtTCCCGTATCTCTGTTGTCCCTGTTGTGGTTCTTTGCTGTTGCCTAGTTCCTCATTTGTTTGCTTGGGGTTGCTTTGGGTTCAAAGCGTGCTGGGAaggaaggttggctaaggaCGGACCTTAGCACCGCACATCCAAGGTGAAAAATTTAGGCCAAAATCGAGGGTGTGACATCTAgcatatatgtttttttgtatTCAATAAGACCCAAATCACACATACAtggattttttatatgatttgtttttcttattgtttcCAGCCATCCAAACAGAGTGTAATATTGCATAAATGTTCTTTTCTTTGGTTTCCATCGATGTATACGCATCATTTATAATCAAACCATCCTTCCAAATTATTCACGAAGAATCAGAAGAAACAAAACCGGTGAAAGTTATTCCGGCAACAGACATCTTACGAATTCCTTCCCACACTATAAAAagcaagtaattttttttcctttcaatcaACATCCTATATTCCTATCATATCCCAACACTATAGAATACACCCACAAATTATCAAGCAATACCCCATTCATCTTTCAGTTCACGCCTCAGCCCTGCAAGTTGTTTTTCCGGTAGTATCGCCGTCACCGTTCTCCCGCCGTCACCGTCCTGGGCGGGAAGGACCAGGAAAGCCCCTTCATCACCGACCCCACCGATGCTATAACTCGCCCAAACTGGCTTATGTCCCTGAATCTCCAGTCCAAAAAGCTTCACCTCCTCAAGATTTACAAACGTCAAATTCGCACCATACACTACAAAATCCGACTTCCCATCGTCCCCACCCACTGTTTCTTCAATCATGCCATTCTCACACACCGTCTTCTCAGCAATCAGCTTGGCCAAGTCGGAGACATCCGCCTCAGCAACACCGATATCCGCCTCGACTCTGCTTACCACCATGGCATTTTTTAGAATCTCACCATCACCCCTTTCGCCATAACTATTTCTACACACAGTCACGATCTTTGGCTCCGACTCTCCCTGGATTTTTGCTAGAGTTTTCCACATAATGGCGGATAGAAGCTGGAAGGGCTGGGACTGGGCGTGTGGTCCAGAGTGGGCTGAAAGTAAACGCTTGAGCTGGTCGAGAGTGACATGAAAACAACGGGTCCCCATTCTAGGATGATTGGATCCGGGGAGAAGCCAATGGTCCCCAAGTGGGTGGGTCATTTTGAGGGAGAAGGGCTTCTGGGAAAGCTTCTGGTGGAATTGGGGTTTCGGGGAAGTGGGATTAGTACCGAGAGAGCGAGGCGGGGCGTGACCAGCCATGATGCTGCCCCACATGTTGATGAAATCTGAAGCTGATACCACGTCTCCCAGGACATGAGCCCAGCTGAGTCCCACTGACATCGCCCCACATTTGAACCAGGTCAACTGCATCCAGCAGCCAAACAATATTTagtactaaaaaaaacaaaactatagTCAGTGCCATTTTTTAGGTTTTGACTGAATCCACCATttcaaaattcatcaaaatactttccctttcctttttatataatattttcatttaccattcatttgattcaaaataaatgatataataaaattttaaattaattaaagctAATTATATTTAGCTAAAACTTTACAAAGATGAGAGAAattaacttatatataaaataaaattaattgactaaaagatatgaaataatccatatatttataaatttaatatttttttacgtattttttaagaattatttatttttaatacaaatattcttaatcatatttatatctgtgttttaaaataaaggattatttttataaaaaaaataataaagatatttttatcaaaggCTGAAAAAATGAGGGTATTTTATTGACCTTTTATTCAAATAAAGGGTATAAAATACCTGAATGAAAACTAGAGGAGAAAAGGCCAGATCAGGACCAAGAACTTGATCATAAGTAAGGCAATTATGAATATCATGGTCCTCCATCGCCATCCACTCATCTACGCTCTTGTCACACTGAGCTTCCACGATCCGTACGCCTCCGTCGTTGCACCTTATCATCGGCCGTCCACTCTCCGACCGCCGAATCCTCCCGGAGGTGGGGTAATACAGCTTCAGCCACTCGAACATGGGCTCCTTCAAGTCGGAGATGGTGAGACCCTCGACAGCTTCCCTCCTAAAGAAGTAAACCCCCTTCAGATAATGAAGCTTCATCGCCAAGTCCATGTTGCTCAGCCCATGCACCTTATCCTCTCCCGTCACCGTGGCCGGCACCACGGACGACAGCCTGAAGCCGTAAACAGAGCCCTCGCCGCCGTCAGACACCATTTCCTTAAAGAATTTATGAAGCTAAGATGGAGGTTGAGAAGAAGATACTTGGGGTTTAATAGAGGGAAAAAGAGAGGTCGAATTAATGAAGGTTGGCGGTGGGTGAATGGAGCCATACAGATGAATGAGCGTTTTAATGGAAGTGCATAAGTCTCGGCTGTCAACCCAATGGCTCAGAATCAACCAATGCCTTTTAAACACGTGCTTGATTGGCAAAATGGCTACGTCAACTCACATGTACACTTAGCCGGCTTTCATCTCATGCAAATAAGAAAAATCTTTGCTTGCACCTTTTCGAGTGGATTTGGTAACCATCTTATTAAAcgtttacaatatttttaactataaaaaaatttaagtattaaaaatattaaaaacgtttttttatattattattaaacggGCTATTAATCTTCTATGCCTGCAAAATTATCTTCTTTGATTGCCTTTTAGGTTCAATTGTTTTTAGtaacaaaattcaattaaggaattcaaatataaaaatagttttatgggGTTTCTCTCAATAAAAATATCCCATATTTATActaaattcaaaaagaaaaattaaatattattcatattttcaaaatttattctaaaaaatgatcttgttttttaaacaaattttcataaacCCATTTGCACCCATTTGCTTTTGAAAGTTtaccaaatgtattttttttctaaattttaaaacaataatatataactattttaaaaaggagTTTTCAATTGTTACTATAATTATgggaagtaatttttttaaatagttttaaaaaataattttttacaaccacttttaaaaattattctttaatgttttgtaaaataaaaatctatttgagaacttgaaacatttttaacatgttttcaattttttagatatgttttaaaaataatt is drawn from Vitis riparia cultivar Riparia Gloire de Montpellier isolate 1030 chromosome 18, EGFV_Vit.rip_1.0, whole genome shotgun sequence and contains these coding sequences:
- the LOC117905923 gene encoding protein ECERIFERUM 2; translation: MVSDGGEGSVYGFRLSSVVPATVTGEDKVHGLSNMDLAMKLHYLKGVYFFRREAVEGLTISDLKEPMFEWLKLYYPTSGRIRRSESGRPMIRCNDGGVRIVEAQCDKSVDEWMAMEDHDIHNCLTYDQVLGPDLAFSPLVFIQLTWFKCGAMSVGLSWAHVLGDVVSASDFINMWGSIMAGHAPPRSLGTNPTSPKPQFHQKLSQKPFSLKMTHPLGDHWLLPGSNHPRMGTRCFHVTLDQLKRLLSAHSGPHAQSQPFQLLSAIMWKTLAKIQGESEPKIVTVCRNSYGERGDGEILKNAMVVSRVEADIGVAEADVSDLAKLIAEKTVCENGMIEETVGGDDGKSDFVVYGANLTFVNLEEVKLFGLEIQGHKPVWASYSIGGVGDEGAFLVLPAQDGDGGRTVTAILPEKQLAGLRRELKDEWGIA